A genomic window from Hyla sarda isolate aHylSar1 chromosome 8, aHylSar1.hap1, whole genome shotgun sequence includes:
- the LOC130284482 gene encoding E3 ubiquitin-protein ligase RNF126-like, whose amino-acid sequence MGSRELRLLTADNEAWLRRPENAGQTILRERLRLRTRGAPYQTGPPPSRPRDRRRQAIEALPRRKIPPGETQTCPICLADYDSGEEVTVLPCSHMFHHLCIGQWLRTNDRCPMCRGRCIHLRT is encoded by the exons ATGGGTTCTCGGGAGCTGCGGCTCCTGACCGCCGATAATGAGGCGTGGCTTCGTCGACCTGAGAATGCGG GTCAGACTATTCTTCGTGAGCGACTGAGATTGCGCACAAGAGGAGCTCCATACCAAACTGGACCACCCCCGAGCAGGCCACGGGACCGGAGGAGGCAGGCCATAGAGGCGCTACCTAGGAGGAAAATACCCCCTGGAGAGACCCAGACCTGCCCCATCTGCCTGGCTGACTATGACAGCGGTGAGGAAGTGACAGTACTCCCATGCAGCCACATGTTCCATCACCTGTGTATCGGCCAATGGCTTCGCACAAACGACAGATGTCCGATGTGCCGGGGGCGTTGTATTCATCTGAGGACTTAA